In Myxocyprinus asiaticus isolate MX2 ecotype Aquarium Trade chromosome 16, UBuf_Myxa_2, whole genome shotgun sequence, a single window of DNA contains:
- the LOC127453891 gene encoding popeye domain-containing protein 3-like: protein MLIYSSASGRLLSSIMDPSTHLNLNLSEYPVCSEWREHPEGSIFHLAHILLVLGFMGGSGFYGLLYMFCFLTLGFFCYSIWSWSDPCTTDSFSWTFALFVLCSAQVVHVSYRLRSVTFDKEFQDLYDYMFKKLGVSLTHFGKIVECCEGDIHTIEKDHCFAMEGKTSIDKLSVLLSGRIRVTVNGEFLHYIYPFQFLDSPEWDSLRPSEEGFFQVTLRADNRCRYVAWRRKKLYLMFAQHRYLAKIFALLVRNDITEKLFSLNDKAFDSRGFRYDLRLPSFCQGPEPEIESTCESRPVLEQSATKQAERDC, encoded by the exons atgttaatatactcTTCTGCTTCTGGTCGATTACTCTCATCGATTATGGATCCATCGACTCATCTGAATTTAAATTTGAGCGAATACCCGGTGTGCTCCGAATGGAGAGAACATCCCGAAGGATCAATATTTCATCTCGCCCATATATTACTTGTTTTAGGATTCATGGGAGGTAGCGGCTTTTATGGATTGCTGTACATGTTCTGTTTTTTAACGCTCGGGTTTTTCTGTTACTCGATCTGGTCGTGGTCCGATCCCTGCACAACGGACTCGTTTTCATGGACTTTTGCGCTTTTCGTCTTGTGTTCGGCGCAAGTTGTCCACGTGTCATACCGCCTGCGAAGTGTCACGTTTGATAAGGAGTTCCAAGATCTCTACGATTATATGTTCAAAAAGCTGGGAGTGTCTTTGACACACTTTGGAAAGATCGTGGAATGCTGTGAGGGGGATATCCATACTATTGAGAAAGACCACTGCTTCGCCATGGAGGGCAAAACCTCCATCGACAAACTGTCAGTTCTCCTCTCAGGcag AATACGGGTGACGGTTAACGGGGAGTTTTTGCACTACATCTACCCCTTTCAGTTCCTGGATTCACCCGAGTGGGATTCTCTCAGACCATCGGAAGAGGGCTTTTTTCAG GTGACCTTACGCGCAGATAATCGTTGTCGGTATGTGGCTTGGAGACGCAAGAAACTCTATCTGATGTTCGCGCAGCACCGCTACCTCGCCAAGATCTTCGCGCTGCTGGTGCGCAACGACATCACGGAGAAGCTCTTCTCTCTGAACGACAAGGCATTCGACAGCCGCGGGTTCCGCTATGATCTCCGGTTACCGAGCTTCTGCCAAGGGCCGGAGCCAGAAATAGAAAGCACATGTGAATCCCGGCCAGTTCTGGAACAGAGTGCGACGAAGCAAGCGGAAAGAGACTGCTGA